CCTGAAAGCCGTCGTCGAGTTGGAAGACGTCGAACGGCAAGTCCAGCTCGCGCGCGAGCGTTGCCTCGCGCACGAAGGTGTCGAAGGTGATGTCGCGGTAATACGAGTACCACGAGCACCACACGCGCAGGGGCGCGGGAGTGCGTGCCTGCATCTCGCGCCCGAGATCGGCGCTCAGGGACTCGATGAGGTCGATGACGTTCTCGGAGAAGGCGAGGTGGGCAGGCTCGGGATCGCCTTCGCATTTGTACGAGAGGTGCACGAGGTCGCCGTCGGCGTGCGCTTCCCAATGCGTGAAGGAGTGCGCGGCGTTCCCGGCGCAGCCGACGTACCCGCTGCCGTCCTCGGCGATCAGGGCGATTAAGGTGTGAGAGCGCCACACGCCGGGCTTGCCGCGATCTCCGGGAGGCCACGCGACGTCGTGCCCTTGCCGCACGAGCACGTCGAGGGTCGGTCGAGCCTGAACGTCGGTCAAGGAGCGCAGTTCCGCCTCGCTCCACGATTGATAGCCGCTCACGAGCACGCGGGCGCGCGGCACCGTGAGCGTCCAAGTTCCGCTGGGAGCCGTGAACGTTTCGGTCATCATACGAGGGTCCAGCTTACCGGACCGAGCTCGCGTCCCTCGAAGGTCACGCGTTCGGGATTCCAGTTTTGCACGAGGGTGCGCCCTCCTCGGCGCGACACTCGAATGCCTGGCGGCAGCGGCGTGGGATTCAAGCCAAGCTCGCCCGCGAGGCGGTACAGCGTCTCCCACACCAGCCCGGTCGAGTTCGCCCCGATCGTGACGACTTGTCCGTGCCGCACGGCCGCCGCCGCTCCTTCGAGGGGTCCGCCTTCGTAGTGCGCGAGGACCTCCGCGCCTTCCAACGGCTCGTAGCCTTCCGCCCACGTCGTGACTTCATGCCCACCCGCCTTGATCGTGAGGCCGGGCCGCAAGCTCTCGAAGTTAAGAACGCGCGCTCCGAAGAAGGTTTTGAAGTTGCCGAACTGTCCGTTTTCGTGCGCGCGTCCCGAAGCGGTACGAAAGGCGGTGCGCGGGCCGAACACGAACGCCCTGCCCGCGGCGTCGCCGCGCAGCTTCTCGAGGCGGGCGTCCGAGATCATGGTGAGGCTGGGCGCGACGACGAGCGCGAACCGCGAGAGATGCGCGTCGGGATGAACGATTTCCACGTCGATGCCGAGCGACCGAAGCGCCGTGTAGTAGGAAGAGGTCTGCTCCCAGTAGGCAGGGCCGCCGTGCGGCTGCTGATCGAGGACCCACAAGCTCTCGTAGTCGTGCAGCAACGCGACCTTCGCGGGAACGTCGCCGAGCACGAGGTCTTCGCGCTTCAGGCGCTCGACCTCGAAAAAGCCCCGGTCGGGGGTCTCGTCGTGGCGAAGAAGGCCGCTGTGCAAAACTTCCTGAGCCATCGTCGCGGCGCGCCAGCGAAAGTAGCTCACGCAGTCCGCGCCGTGCGCCCAAGCCTGCGTCGTCCACAGGCTCACGGCTCCGTCGGCGGGCAGCGGATTGTAAGGCGCCCAGTTCACTTGGCCGCACTGCTGTTCCATCACCCAGAACGGTCGGCGCATGAGCCCCCGGTACAAGTCGTGGTTGAAGGCGATGGCGTCGGGGTGACCGGTGCGGGCGTAGTACGTCTTGAGGTCCTCGCCGACCCACTTGCCGAAATGCTCCAGCATGCCCGTCGGATAGTTGTCCCACGTCGGGAAGTCGAGGCACGCGGAGACTCGGTAGTGATCGAAGCCCGACTCGAAGATCATGAAGTTGTGCGTGACGAAGCGGCCCGGCGAGAGTTCGCGCAAAATCGCCACTTGCTGCTCTTGGAACTCCACGATCATGTCCGAGCAGAAGCGGGCGTAATCCAGAACGTGCGACGGATTGGCCTCGGTCACCGTGAGGTTCGGCGGGCCGATCTGCTCCCACGCCGTGTACTCCATGCTCCAGAACACGTTGCCCCACGCTTCGTTGAGCGCGTCGAGCGTGCCGTACTTCTTCTCCAGCCAAGCGGGAAAGGCGGCCGCGCTCGCCCCGCCGAACGAGCGGGCCGTGCCGTGACATCCGAATTCGTTGTCGGTCTGCCATCCGACGAGGCCGGGATGCTGCCCGTAGCGCTCGGCGAGGGCGCGCGTGATGCGGCGCGAGTGCGCACGGTACACGGGCGACGCGAAGTCGTAGTGACGGCGCGACCCGAACGCCCGTACCCGCCCGAACTCGTCGTACGGCAAGATCTCGGGGTGTTGGCGAATCAGCCACGCGGGAGGCGTCGCCGTGGGCGTGCACAGCACCACCCCGAGTCCCGCTTCGTGCAGAACGTTCACGGCGTCGTCCAGCCAGCTCCACTCGAATTGCCCTTCGCGCGGCTCCATGCGGCTCCACGCGAACTCGGCGATTCGCACGAACGAGAGGCCGAGTTCCTTTTGCTGTCGCGCGTACGCTTCCCAGCGGTCGCGCGGCACGTGCTCGGGGTAATCGCAAACGGCGAGATGCAAGCTCGAAGGGGAGGTCAAATCGGTGCTCCTTTCGCAAGCGATCAGCTCCGGACGCTCAACCTGACAGTCGAGCGTCCGGAGCTGATCGCCGATGACTGACGGCTGTCAGCTTACCCCTTCACGGCGCCCGCGCTCAGTCCGCCTTGCCAGTAGCGTCCCAACGACAGGAACGCGAGGACGAGCGGCAAGATGGAGATGAGAGCGCCCGTGACGATCATGGTGTAGAGGCGCTCGGTGCCCGTCGTAGTGTTGTTCCAGACGGAGAGGCCGAGCGTGAGCGGATAGAGCTCGGTGGAGTTCAGCATCATGAGGGGCAAGAAGAAGTTGTTCCAGCCCGCCACGAACGAGAAGAGCGCCACCGTGACGAGTCCGCCGCGCACGAGCGGCAAGCCGAGTTGCCAGAAGATGCGCCCTTCGGACGCGCCGTCGATTCGCGCCGCTTCCATGAGCTCGTCGGGAAAGCCCGCGTCCCAGAAAAGACGCATGAGGTACAAGCCGAACGGGTTGACGATGGACGGCAAAATGAACGCCCACGGCGTGTTGATGAGCGGAATGCCCGCTTGACCGAGGTTTTGCATGATGAGGAAGAGCGGCAGGACGAGGGCCGTGCCGGGCACCATGATCGTGCCCAGGATGAGCGAGAACAGCGCGTTCTTGCCTTTGAACTGGAACTTCGAGAAGGCGTACCCGGCGGTCGCGCAGGTGAGGGCCGAGCCGATCGCGATGGCCGTGGAGTAGAGCGCGGAGTTCAGCAGCCAGCGCGGAAAGATGCCGTCTTGGTGCGTGAAGACCTTCCGGACGTTGTCGAGAAGGTGGCTGGGGCTGGAGAACCACAAGCCGAAGGTGGAGAACAGTTGACCGTTGTCCTTGAAGATCGTCACGAACATCCACCACAGCGGAACGAGCGAGTAGATCGCGAAGAGGCCCAAGACGAGCAGTTGCAGCGGAGTGAAACCTCGCCGCGGCTTCGGGGTGCTGACGGCGCGTGCGCGAGCGCCGACGTCGGGCAGAGCTTGGCTCATCGGTCACCTCCGAGGCGGGCGAAGCGCAAGAAGACGGTGCTGAACAGGAACGTGACGAGCGCGATGAGGATGGCCATCGCGGCGGCGTAACCGTACTGCGCGTCACGCGACGCGGCGAGGTAGATGTACGTGTTCGGCGTGAGGTTGTCGGGAACGTACCCGAGAGGTCGCAGCACGAACGGCTCGCTGAACACCTGCATGGTTCCGATGATCGAGAAGATGAACGTCAGGATGATCGTGGGGCGCAAGAGGGGCAATTTGATGTAGCGCGTGAGGTTCCACCCGTCCGCTCCGTCGATCTTCGCCGCCTCGTAAATGTCGGTCGGTACGTTTTGCAACGAGGCGTAGAGGGTGATCATGTTGTAGCCCGTCCACGTCCACGTGACGATGTTCGCCACCGACCAAAGCACGACCGTGCTCGACAGCATGTCCACCGTGCCGCTTCCGACCGCCTTGAGCGTCTGGTTGATCGGAGAGAGGTTCGGCGAGTACAGGTAACCCCACAAAAGTCCCGCGACAACCGCCGGGATGGTATACGGCAGGTAGAAGACGGTGCGGAAGAAGCGCTGCGCACGCCCCTTGACGGAGTCGAGCACGATCGCGAGGGCAACCGCGATCCCGAGCATGATCGGAATCTGCACCAAGCCGAAAAGGGCGATGTTGCCGAGCGACTGCAAGAAGGCCGTGTCCTGCAAGGCGCGCGAGTACTGCTCGAACCACGCGAAGACTTCCTTGGCGGGACCGAAGCCGACGCGTTTCTTGATGAACAGACTGAGGTACACGGCGTACAAGACGGGCGCGAGATAGAAGACGGCGAAGGCGAGCAGAAAAGGCGCGAGGAACAGCCACGGCGTCGTTGATGAAACGGCGCGGCGCGAACGTCGAGGGCGAGGCGGAGAAAGCGTTCCTTGGCTCATACAAACCTCGTGAAAGGACGAGGGTCGAGAGGCGAGGGCCGAGACCCTTGACCCTCGACCCTCGTCTCTCGACCCTTATCGAACCGTGTAGCCGTCTTTGCGCGCGGCGTCGAGAGATTCCTTCTGCCAAGCGGCCAGAGCTTGATCCGGCGTGAGCTTGCCCTTGAGCATCGCGTCGATCTGCTTGTTGAAGTTGGCGTCCACGGCGGGGAACCACGGCGCCCACTGGAAGTTCACGTTGACGCCTTCGGACGCCTTGGCGTAGACGGCGTTGATGTCCTGGCCGCCGAAGAACTTGATGGGCGGAGAGGTCTTGTCGCTGAGCGCGGGAAGTTTCAAGCCCGCCTTCGCGGCCGGGAACAGGCCGCCGCCCTTGAAGTTCGTCTCGACGGCCGTGCGCGACGAGTTGAGCCACAGCGCGAACGCGGCGGCGGCCTGCGGATTCTTGCTTTGCGTCGTGACGGCCATGCTGGAACCGCCCCAGTTACCGCTGGCGCTCGCGCCCGCCTTCCACTGCGGCAAGGAGGCGACGCGCCATTGACCCGCGCTCTTGGTCTTCATGGAGGACGCGTACCCGCCCGGACCCCACGCCGCTTCGAAGTTCGTGGCGATTTGACCGGCGCCCGCCGCGTTCCAGTAGTCGGCGCTGAACGCGGGGACGGTGGAGACGTAGCCTTTCTTGATAAGGCCGTTCCAGTAATTCAAGACCTTCTTGGCGCTGGAGTTGTCGAGCGTCTGCACCCACCCGTCGCCGCTGCGCTTGAAGAACTGGCCGCCGTCTTGCCACGCGAGCGCGATGAACCACGGCGAGAAGGTCGAGTAGAAGTTTCCCATCTTGACCTTGCCGCCCGACGCCTTGCTGAGCTGCTCGGCCGCCTTGGCGTACTCGTTCCACGTCTTGGGCACGGCGATCTTGTACTTGTCGAAGATGTCCTTGCGGTAGACCATCGCGAACGGACCCGTGTCTTGGGGAATGGCGTACACGGACTTCCCGTCGGGGCTGACTTGTCCCCACGTCCACGGCACGAAGAGGTTGCGCGCTTCGTTCGCGCCGTACTTCGTGAGGTCCGCGAGCCCGCCCGTGTCGATGAACGACGGCAGGTAGCCGTACTCGATTTGCACCACGTCGGGCGCGCCCGAACCCGCCTTGAGGGCCGTTTGAAGCTTCGTGTACGTGGCGGGACCGCCGCCGAGGTTCTCGACTTTGACCTTGATGTTCGGGTAGATCTTCTCGAATTCCTTGACGGTCTTGTCGAGGTTCGGCACCCATGACCACACCGTGAGGTTCACGTTTCCGCTGACCTTAGGCAACTTGGGCTCCTGGTAGCTCGATTGCGCCGTGACGCTCGAGCTCAGCAAGCCGATCAACACCAGCAACTTCACGTTCTTCATACGTCCTCCTATTGGGACCGGGTATGCGACGAGAACTTCACCTCGAAGGTCAAGCTCGACGGGAAGTCATGTTGGCGTGCTTCACACCGCGTGAACTTGCACGCCTTGTTCGCGCAGAAGCGCCATTTTGTCGGCGGTGGCATTGCGGTCCGTCACGATGTGCCGGACGCGTGAAAGCGGCAAGATGGCCGCCGACGACACTTCGCCGAGCTTGCTGTGATCCGCGGCGACGATCGTCTCTCGCGCGTTGTTCGCCATGATTCGTTTGATTTCGGCTTCCTCCAGGTTGCGGTTCGTGATGCCAGCTTGGGCGTCGACGCCGTTGCAACCGAGGAAGAGCTTGTCGGCGTACAAGCTTTCGAGCAGACGCGTTCCGAGCGGATTGACGAGGCTGTGCTGCAAGCGCCTCAAGGTCCCGCCCGTCACGACGACCGTGATGTTGGGAAGCTTCTCGAGCTCCAAGGCGATGTTGAGGCCCGACGTGATGACGGTCACGTTGCGAAGAAGCGGCGAAATGGACCGTGCGATCTCGGTGGTGGTACTGCCGACGTCGAGGAAGACCGTGTCGCCGTCCTCGATGAGGTTGGCGGCGAATTGGCCGATGCGGCGCTTCTCGTTGGAGTACAGCTTGCGCGTCTCTTCCAGGGGACGCTCGGCGTGATTCGCGAACGGACGAACGGCGCCGCCCCGCGTGCGGTGAATGAGCCCTTGGCGCTGCAGCGTTTCGAGGTCGCCGCGAATCGTCACTTTCGAAACGCCCAGCAGGTTCGAGAGGCCGTCGACCGTGACGCGCTCTCGCTGCTCGAGTTCCGACAGAATGACTCGCAGACGGGATTGCAAAGCTTTCCTTTCCCCCTTTCGATTCGTTTCGCTTGTGTCGGAGCTTATCTCTAGGGCGGGAGCGAAGTCAAGGTCGAGTGAAGGCGAACGGCACCGAAAAGCGACGCAGCTTACCTTGCGAGGCGTTCGAGGTGAATCCGGGCGGGGTCTTTCACGAAGCCCATCGCTTCATTGATCGAAAGCATGGGGCGGTTCACGGCGTGGTTGCTCGTGCGAACGAAACGAAAGCCGTGCGTGCGCGCGTACTCGGTCGCGGCGAGCTTGAGAGTCTGCGCGACGCCGAGGCGGCGATGCCCGCGCCGCACTCCCGTGAGGCCGGTCAGAAGGGTGTCGGGCTTCGCCGAGGGCCGCAGTTCCGTGAACCCGACGAGTTCACCGTCGCGCACCGCGAAGAAGGTGGCCTGTTCGAGCAGTCGAGGTTGACGCGGAATGCGCTCGCGCCACGTCTCGAACGGCCACGGTTGGAAGGTCGTTGCTTGGGGCACGTCCGCCAAGAGCGAGACCGCCAGATCGTACCAACGCCGCTCGAAAGTTTCGTTTCGCCAGTCGAAGGCCGAGAGAGGTCGCACGTCGACGCCCGCCGCGCGCGACTTCTCCTCGAAGGCCTCGAACTTCGCCGCGTCGAAGGCCGTCACGTCGAGTTGCGACGAGAACATGCGGTCGGTTTCGCGAAAGCCTTTCGACAACAAGAGCGGCAACTGCCAACGGTCCTCGCGGGCGCCCGCGACCAACACGTCGGGCGCGTGGGGCGCCAGGGCCGACTCGACTCGGTCGAAGAGCGCCTCGGCGTGCTCGGTCGTTTGCGCGTCCGGCACGAGCCACAAGGAAAGCGAGAAGTAGCCCGGCAAGGGGTTGTGCCGCCACGTGCCGCCGCTCGCTCCGCCGATGACCGCGCCGCCTCGTTCCAGCACGAAGCGGTATTGCACGTCGCCTTCGGCTTGGGACGCGTCGAGGTGCCGCAACTCGTCGACCGAGCGTGGATCGTCCGGTTGCGCGAATCTCAGCATCGCCGCGAAGCGTTCGTACTCCAAATCGGTCGGCTCGAAGGGCCGCAAGGTCGCAGGGGTCGTCATGCCGCACGGTAACAAAGCCGCTTCGATCGTTCATCGGCCAAACGGCGCACGGCGGCGAGGCGTCTTCAGCGAGCGACCGTGCGAATGTCCGTTCCTTCGAGCTCTCCGTCGCGAATGTGCACGACGCGGTCGGCGCGGGCGGCGACGTTCGGGTCGTGCGTGATGAGCACGACCGTCTTGCCCTCGGCGGCCGGTGCGAGCAACAATTCCAAGATGGACGCTCCCGTCTTCGTGTCGAGGTTGCCCGTCGGCTCGTCGGCGAGCAGGATCGGCGGATCGGTCACGAGGGCGCGCGCGATCGCCACGCGCTGCTGCTCGCCGCCCGACAGTTGAGACGGCAGGTGGCCGCCACGCTTGCCGAGCCCGACGCTTTGCAGCAGACGCTCGGCGCGCTCGCGGCGCTCGTGCGGCGTCACTCCGGCGAGCATGAGGGGAAACTCGACGTTCTCGCGGGCGCTGAGGATCGCGACGAGGTTGTAGTTCTGGAAGACGAAGCCGAACTTCTCCAGGCGCAGCGCCGCCCGCTGCGTCTCGCTGAGCCGCGCGATGTCGACGTCGTCCACGAGGACGGAGCCGCCGCTGGGCGTGTCGAAGCCCGCGAGAAGGTTGAGCAGCGTGGACTTGCCGCTGCCGCTCGGTCCGACGACCGCCGTGAGGCCGGGCGCGAACGTGTAGCTCACCTCGTGCACGGCGGTGACGACGGAGTCGCCGCTCGGATAGACTTTCGTGACTTGTCGAAGTTCGATCATGGATTCCTTCGGTTTCTCGGCTTCAGATGCGCCCGAGCGCCTCGGTGATCTTGAGGCGGCTCGCGGAGCGGGCGGGCAGCAGGCCCGCGAGCAGGCCCAGCAGCAACGAGATCAGCATGGCGAGCAGCGCGAGGCGAGGCGTGAGGGCCGCCGCGTCGATGTTGGCGAGGTTTCGCGTGTACGCGTTCACGCCGAGGATGCCGAGCACGCCGAGCGCGATGCCGCCCACGCCGCCCGCGAGGGCCAGCAGCAGGCTCTCGGTGAGGACGAGGCTGCGCACGAAGGCCGGTTTCGCTCCGATGGCGCGCAACGTGCCAAATTCCCGCGTGCGTTCGAACACGCCCATCATGACCGTGTTCGCGACGGCGAGTCCACCCACGATCAAGGCGATGAGGCTGATTCCGAAACGCACCGCGTCCGAGATGCGAAGCGCCCGCTCGATGAAGTTCAAAAAGTCCGCCTGCGTCTGCACTTCGAGTTGCAGCTTGGACGACAAGGCCTTGGCGACTTCGCGCGCGCGCGTCGGCTCGTCGAGCTTGAGGGCGATGATCGACAGGCGGCCTTGCGCGGCGATCGCGTCTTGCAAGGTCGTGAGGGGCATCAAGATGAACGAGTCGGTGAGGCCGCCGCCTTCGCTCAGCACGCCGACGACCTTGACGGCCGCGCGGCGATTGACGCGCAAGGTAGACCCGAGCTTGAGCCCGCCGTTGCGCGCGGCGCTCGCTCCGACGACGGCGACGGGCCGCCCTTCGTCGGACGGTTGCAGCAAGCGGCCCGCCGCGACCGCGACGTTGGGAAACACGGCCTTCACGCCGAGCGCGGCGGGCAAGGCGTACAAGATGTAGCTCGAACTCGGGTCGAGTCCGCCGCGCACGCTGAGGGCGACCGGAATGACTTGCTTGATGCCGTACTGCTCCTTGAGGGCGTTGACTTGACCCACGGTGCTGCCCGGCAAGTTCGGCTCGGGCGCGAAGCCGCCCGCGTCGAAGCCGTTGAGGCTGATTTGCAGGTCGGGGCCGATGTTGCCGAGTTCGGAGGCGAAGACGCGCCGCAATCCCTCGCCGAGCGACAAGAAGATCACCATGCTCGCGACGGCCACCACGATGCCGAGCGCCGTGAGGATCGTGCGAACGGGGCGTCGCAGAAGACCGCGCAATGCCAGTTGCCACAAGTCGGGAAGTCGCACGCCTTCTAGAGTACCGATTTTGCGTTTTCCGGCTGTGGGGCTTCTCAAGGTTCGCCGGTAGACTCGGCTCCATGAAAGCCGCCTTCACGATCGTGCTGGCCTTCGCGTCGTGCGCGAGCGCCCGACTCGCCTTGCTGCCGCTCGATTCTCGGCCCGCTACCAGCGACTTGCCCGCCCGCATCGCTTCGCTGAGGAGCGAGGACGTGAGCGCCGCGCCGACGACGCTGCTCGGAACGCGCGAACGCGGCGCGGACGTCTCGGCGCTCGGCGCTTGGCTGGAAGCGCAAGACGGCGGACCCCTCGTCGTGGCCCTCGACACGCTCGCGTACGGCGGCTTGGTGCAGTCGAGGTCGAGCGATGCGAGCGTCGAGGAAGCCTTGAAGCGCTTGGAGGTCGTGCGGACGTGGCGCGCGCGCACGGGTCAACCCGTCTACGCCTTCGTCACCTTGCCGAGGCAGCCCGACGCGCGAAACAGGGCGCGCAACTTCGAAGTTGCCAAGGAGATGGTCGAGTGGGCACGCCAAGGAGTGTTCGCCGAGTTGCACGTCACGTGGGACGACGCGTTGCCGAGCTCTCCCGCGCCGGCGGAAGGAGCGCGCTTGCGCTCGGACGCTCCACGAAACGTTCGCGTGTACCCCGGCGCGGACGAGGTGCTGTCGATGCTGGTGGCGCGCGCCCTGTCGCCCGCCGCGCGCCGCCTCGCGGTGGAGTTCAGCGATCCCGGCGCGGCGACGCGCCTCGCGCCGTACGAAGGCATTTCGTTGACGGACAGCGTGCGACTGCACGCGGAAGGCACCGGCTGGACGGTGGTGCCGTCGAAGTCCACGCCTGCTCGCCTTCCGTTCGGCGGAACGGTGAGCGAGCCGACCGAGCCGTCCGACCTCACCCTCTTCGTCTTCAACGGCGGAGATGCTCGTCGCGCCGCCTTGCGCGTCTCGCAACTTCTACGCTCGGGGCACCTCGCCGTGGCGGACGTTTCGCGCGTCAATCAAGGGACGCTGCCGCTGTGGGCGGATCTCGGAACGCTCGACCGACCGCGCGATCTCGCTTCGCTCGGCGCGTGGGGCACGCCTGGCAACAACTTCGGCACGGTCCTCGCGCACGCGAAGATCTTCTTGGAGGGCGCCGATCCCGCGAGGCAAGACGCGCTGCTCGCACGTCAAGTCGCGAACGACGTGATCTTCAGCGCGCGGGTGCGGTCCGCTTTGCGCGCGGCCGTGCCCGAAAGCGACATGGGATCGGACGACGCGCAACGCGCCCTCGTGAACCTCGCTCGCTCGTTCTTTCCGCTGCGGCTCGCGGACACGTACGAGTTGCAAAGCGCGGACTTGCCGTGGCGACGCTCGTTCGAGTGGCGCTTCGAGTTGCGCCGCGAAACGCCTTGAAGTTCAGGGGCGATCGTTCCTCGTTGTCGCCAAGGGTCACGCGGTGCTGCCACGAGTCAGGCGCGCGAGTCGGCTTCGACCTCGGACCGCTTCGGGAACTTCTCGAGCCCGCAACTCGGCGACGTTTCGTCCCGTGCGACTTCGGCGGAGGCGTTCGAACTCAAGCCTCGCGGCGACCCATCCACAACGCCGAGCCGATCACGAGGGCGGCGCCCAGCAAGGCGAGCGGCGAGAGGCGCTCGGCGAACAGCGCGGCGGCCAAAACCGCGGCCACGACAGGTTCCAAGGCGGCGATGACCGACGCGCGGGTCGTCGGGAGATGACGAAGGCCCAGCGAGTAGACGAAGTACGCGAGGTAGGTGCTGAAGAAGGCCATCGCGAGCAGCAGGCTCCACGCGGCGAACGACTTCTCGGCGAAGGTCGTGAAGGGCGCGAGTCCCAACGCGCCGATCGGAAGGGCCAAGGCCAGCAAGGCGGGCGCGCCGTACCGCGCGAAGTACACCTTGCCGTACGGGTAGTACAGGGCGTACGTGAGGGCGCTCAGCAATCCGAACATCAACGCGGGACCCGTGACGCGCACGCCCGTTCCGCCTCCGACGCTGATGAGTGCCACGCCCGCGATCGTCACGAACATCGTGAGAAGTTCCGCGCGGCCCAGGCGCTCTTCGAACAAGCGCCAGCCGATCACGGCGACGAACGCGGGCGCGGTGTACAACAACACCGACGCGAGGCTCGCGCCGCCTTCACGCACGGCGAGTTGGTACGCGCCGTAAAAGACGCTGACGCCGCTGAGGCCGAACAGCACGGTCATCAGCAAGTCCTTGCCCTTGGGAAGGCGGGCGCGCGTGATGACCGCGTGCGCCGCGAAGAAGGCGCCGCCCAACACGGCCCGCCAGAAGGCCACTTCCAGCGGTGCGAGGCCGAGGGATCCGGCGAACTTTCCGAAAATGCCCAGCAAGCCCCACAGCGTTGCCGCCGTCATGATCAGCAAGGCCGAGGTGAGAG
This genomic stretch from Deinococcus yavapaiensis KR-236 harbors:
- a CDS encoding DMT family transporter; translated protein: MPVPRATPPLTSALLIMTAATLWGLLGIFGKFAGSLGLAPLEVAFWRAVLGGAFFAAHAVITRARLPKGKDLLMTVLFGLSGVSVFYGAYQLAVREGGASLASVLLYTAPAFVAVIGWRLFEERLGRAELLTMFVTIAGVALISVGGGTGVRVTGPALMFGLLSALTYALYYPYGKVYFARYGAPALLALALPIGALGLAPFTTFAEKSFAAWSLLLAMAFFSTYLAYFVYSLGLRHLPTTRASVIAALEPVVAAVLAAALFAERLSPLALLGAALVIGSALWMGRREA